CTTTGCTACAGAGTTCCGACGACGCAGATAGATGTGGAACTGGTTAATGTGAGAACGAGGAGTCAGCAGAGGTTGAGATGTGTATGACTGCCATTTCATAGTTGTAAGTACTCGTCGATCCACTATTGTtgtcctctcctctcattACCTTCCGTCCTCCTCACTTATCCGTTGAAGGCTATTGCTGGAAGAGATAGCCCTCTGACAAGTCCGTGAAATTGCAGCTGCATCTGTGTCCTCGAGGAAGCTGGAAAGCACCCTATGCTACTTTAGTTGTGTTCTCGATCGTTCGTCTACAGTTGTACTTGTAGCATTAAGTTTGAAGCTTGGGATGTGATGCTAAAGTGTCACAGGCGTCACGTCTCAGTCAGCGTAGCTGCGCGGCGCTCAACTCGGATGATGTAGGACTCGACAATAGAAAGTAAAGGTATCTAGTCTAGCAGAGCTAGATGGAGGAATTGCCAGGCTGACGAAACAGAATCTGGACTTATGAGGAACGAATAGCCAGGCCTGAAGGAACAGGAGCTGGACTAATGAGCCTCGAGCTTTTTGTATGCCATTGCACTGTGGTGAGGGCACCCGGTAATACTTTGATGATAATTTAAGAGCTTGCCGAAAAACAATAAAGAACTACATATCCTGCCGGAGAACAATAGAACATTTTGAAAGCCTTTGCCGATTAAACAAAAAGACACATTAAACAAAAAGACACTCGGCGCTGATGCCAAAGAAACaatgaaagagagaggcCTTTTACGCTTTTTGCAGATTCCGCCAAAACCTAAGTTTTCTTTTGTTGTTTCTCCAGCATCAGCGCCGAGTGTCTTTTTGTTTAATCGGCAAAGGCTTTCAAAATGTTCTATTGTTCTCCGGCAGGATATGTAGTTCTTATTGTTCTTCGGCAAGCTCTCAAATTATCATCAAAGTATTACCCGGTGCCCTCACCACAGTGCAATGGCATATAAAAAGCTCGAGGCTtccccctttttctcgCTCATTAGACAGCAACTCAATCCTCACTACCGACCAGCAACCAACCATCGCTACTCCACAACCAGTTACAATAATGGACGCCTTCACTGccatcttcaccaccttcaCTTCTGCCgccacttcctcttctgaaGCTCCTCGCAACCAGGAGGCCCACCCTGGTGGCATGACCCTTTGTGTCATCGCCTAGACCCAACGTCCCCTCTGCACGCGCGTGTTAGTCGCTATTCTACTTTGCAAAGCATTACGAAGTTGCTCATATTTAATCATAGCTGGTATTCGCATCATATCGCAAGACTAGGTCGAAGCATATCGTCGGACAGATGGTAACGAAGCGTATGGGACTTGTTTAGATGGTATTGACATCATGTATAAATATAAAGTAGTCCATTTAGACAAATAAGAACGAAAGAAACAGTGGTCCAAAAGCATCATATCTACCATCCAGCAGATCAATCCCTCGGTTTCAGGGAGACAAAATATACAAACAGAATCTAACTTATCTTTATATATTAATATTCCCCGTGTCACCTTTGAAAATTTCCTCACTTTTCGCCTTCGTTCTCATCCGTGACCCCCACAACCTCCCATTCAACCGCCACCGTTACGTAGACGAAAATCGTCTCTACATGTCTATACCCTTTTCAGACGTGCATGCATCGAACCATGGACATGAAAAACGTcgccaaaaaaaatcgTGACCGTGCCTGAAGGCAtggatttttttttttcataTGCATGGCGGATATCGCCGCCGCCCCGGTTTCATTAGGGAAGCTCACGATGcgattttttttcaaaaATCGTCGATTTTTGGCGCTTAATTAACCATCGATTTTCCATCGATTTTTGATCGATTTTTGTTAATAATCCTAATTACAAAAAAATCgattaaaaaaaaatcgacCTTTTGACATCGATTTTCTATCGATTTTTGCCTGATGTCATGACATGGAACTTCTCGCTTTTTCTGGAGATTTGAACCTCTGGTCATCTCTTTGTAGACGGAGATTTACCTAACTCCGAGGTCCAGAAATCGGTTTGAAATTATTAACGTCACCTGGGCCACTCACAGCTAAATCGCCGATTTTTATAAAAATCGAttagaaaaaaaatcgcACCGTGAGCTTCCCTATTCGTCGTCGTTCGTGGAATAACCTTCCGTTTCTAGAACTTCCTTTacgtttcttcttctgttatACGTATCTTCTCATGCCACGGATTCCTGGACCTTCTACTGCACTATAAACTGCTTTAACTGCCTTTATTCCGCTAAAACGCACCTATCCCGACgactcctctttccatcccctGTCCCTAAACACCCTGGAGAcccgccttcttcaactgtACCTCCTCAGTCACACTCATCCAACCGTCACCgtcctccaaatcctctcCCTGGCGGTGACGTGCCCCCGAGTTTTATGGCCCCTCGAaccaaacaacaaacagcaATCGCCATAACTTGGCTGCCTGTGACGTATTATGCCCAAAATATCATGTTAGATTTTGGATAGACGAGCATGCGGATGGCGACCGGAAGTGGCAAAGCTCTCCAGCTGCTAACCCTACAATACATGATGTGCCAATGAAGCTGTACAGCTACCTCTGCCTACAGATCCTGAACCTGAACTTTACGAGCTAAGCTTTCGACCAGTAATTCGGAAGGTACGCCTCCCTTCTACCCAGTCCCCTTGATCATACCTCTGTGAAATCACCTAGAATGCAGCCGGCTTCAGAAGCGACCTTCGCAGCTATAACCGCGCTTTGGCTATGCCGTCTATTGGCTTCAAACATCGACATCAATCCGTCTGGGGACTCAAAGGCATTCGATCTGTTACCCATTTGCAGCCGAGTCTTATCATCTCATCAGATTCCTTTTGTCTGCGCCTGGAGACGCCTCTATTTATGCTCAGGTCGGTATGTCCGAACTTAACGAAGATAGCAGAGTCCAGCAACTTAACAGAATTGAAATGCCTTCAACTACTGTGATCGGCCTTAACGAAGATAGCAGAGTCCACCAACTTGACAGAGTTGAAATGCCGTCAACTACTGTGATCGGCAATCCTCAGGCGGATTCAGCAGATGTCGCTGTGTGTAGATTTTTATATCAAATAACTCCTAACAGTTAAGGCAAGACTGCAGCGAGAGCCTCATGTAAGTGCGTTTTACTTCACAGTTGTATAATATAGCTAACGTTTCCGCTGTAGGCAAATCCGCTCACGCCTACTAAACCCGAAACAACATGATCATCGTCGATACAATCTCCCTACAGTGGATGACGTCGCGGCTACCATGCAAGCTCTGAAATAGAACCTAGCAGCGGCCGTGGGACCATACAGGAAACCTATGGAAGTAAAAAATCTCAACGTGTGAGCGAGAAAAGCCGCCACTTTTTACacctccatttcattctGATTTATCACCAGCGAGGGAGAATATGGATGGTATTCCTAGATCCCATCTCGCTGAAGGGCGTAACTACCCATCATCAATTATAGAACTCACATCCTCTGCTAACATCGTCATTTCAGGATGAGGCAGGAACGGTACAAAAAGTCCCTATGGAGCAATCCTATGCCTTACGGTCTTATTGAGCGCCCAGGTAGTTCCAATGCGCTCTTGCAATATGGACCTCTTTATTTCGAAAGTTGACAGTAGACACTTACTCAGCTCCAAATCCCAATGAGAATGCCTCCTCCTAGCCTTGATAATACGTCAAACACCGGGCCCGAGTCACAACACATCATTTATTCATCTACGCCATCTATCTCAACAGGTAAACTACCGAAACCCCCTCTCTTAAATTGCGCACTCCTTCAAACTACACAAAGTGACATTCTGATCCATTGTTCGTCATAGCAACAACATATAAATCACATGTACTGTCCAACAAACCACCCAACCTAATGAGAACTACTAGAGGTAA
The genomic region above belongs to Cryptococcus neoformans var. neoformans JEC21 chromosome 4 sequence and contains:
- a CDS encoding pheromone alpha gives rise to the protein MDAFTAIFTTFTSAATSSSEAPRNQEAHPGGMTLCVIA